One region of Streptomyces sp. CG4 genomic DNA includes:
- a CDS encoding sugar ABC transporter permease, translated as MASAAAAGAPPGPAAPRGRRSVTGTRKTVAALFLLPALVLLGALVVYPIGYSVIRSFYDSSGDGFAGVDNYKTLFTDDGIRTALKNNVIWVVFAPTVSTALGLIFAVLTERVRWGTAFKLVVFMPMAISMLAAGIIFRLVYDQDPHKGVANAVWVGVHDTFAQSSAFPKAHPGRESPLVAQNGGFITRATVHVGQTVTLPLVGVAPEQMPGSAKKAVAARPEPGKITGTTWQDFTRGKGVGQLGVPDPSELGYAGMRIEAVKDGKVVAATKAAGDGTFTLPASADGARLRLPADNFKEPYNGVEWLGPALVTPAIIGAYVWMWAGFAMVLIAAGLAGVPRELLEAARVDGATEWQVFRKVTVPLLAPVLAVVTVTLMINVLKVFDLVYIIAPGSSQADANVLALELYRKGFAENRPGVASAIAVLLLVLVIPVMAFNIRRLRREVRR; from the coding sequence ATGGCGTCGGCAGCGGCGGCCGGGGCCCCACCGGGCCCGGCCGCACCCCGCGGTCGCAGGAGCGTGACCGGCACCCGGAAGACCGTGGCAGCGCTGTTCCTGCTGCCCGCCCTGGTGCTGCTCGGCGCGCTCGTGGTCTACCCGATCGGGTACTCGGTCATCCGCAGCTTCTACGACTCCTCCGGCGACGGGTTCGCCGGCGTCGACAACTACAAGACCCTCTTCACGGACGACGGCATCCGCACCGCCCTGAAGAACAACGTCATCTGGGTGGTGTTCGCGCCCACGGTCTCCACCGCGCTCGGCCTGATCTTCGCGGTGCTGACCGAACGGGTGCGCTGGGGAACGGCGTTCAAGCTGGTCGTCTTCATGCCGATGGCGATCTCGATGCTGGCGGCCGGGATCATCTTCCGGCTGGTGTACGACCAGGATCCGCACAAGGGGGTCGCGAACGCGGTGTGGGTGGGGGTCCACGACACCTTCGCGCAGTCGTCGGCGTTCCCGAAGGCCCACCCGGGCCGCGAGTCGCCCCTCGTCGCGCAGAACGGCGGCTTCATCACCAGGGCCACCGTGCACGTCGGTCAGACCGTCACCCTTCCCCTTGTCGGCGTCGCCCCCGAGCAGATGCCGGGCAGTGCGAAGAAGGCCGTGGCGGCCAGGCCGGAGCCGGGGAAGATCACCGGCACCACCTGGCAGGACTTCACGCGCGGCAAGGGCGTGGGACAGCTCGGCGTGCCCGATCCGTCCGAACTGGGCTATGCCGGGATGCGGATCGAGGCGGTGAAGGACGGCAAGGTGGTCGCCGCCACCAAGGCGGCCGGTGACGGCACCTTCACGCTGCCCGCGTCCGCCGACGGGGCTCGACTGCGGCTTCCGGCAGACAACTTCAAGGAGCCGTACAACGGTGTCGAGTGGCTCGGCCCGGCGCTGGTCACCCCGGCGATCATCGGGGCGTACGTATGGATGTGGGCCGGTTTCGCGATGGTGCTGATCGCGGCCGGGCTCGCGGGCGTGCCCCGGGAACTGCTGGAGGCGGCGCGGGTGGACGGCGCCACTGAGTGGCAGGTGTTCCGCAAGGTCACCGTGCCGCTGCTCGCGCCGGTCCTGGCGGTGGTCACCGTCACGCTGATGATCAACGTGCTGAAGGTGTTCGACCTCGTCTACATCATCGCGCCGGGCTCCTCCCAGGCCGACGCGAACGTGCTCGCCCTGGAGCTGTACCGCAAGGGCTTCGCGGAGAACCGGCCCGGCGTCGCGAGCGCCATCGCGGTGCTGCTGCTGGTGCTGGTGATCCCGGTGATGGCATTCAACATCCGTCGGCTGAGGCGGGAGGTGCGGCGATGA
- a CDS encoding ABC transporter substrate-binding protein, which produces MRSKSSSTIRTHRAVTALAALLAGALALSACSSSGNKSGTKEQSGGEQTPAGPSVTLPKLNGAHLEVAAVWTGAEQDNFKKVLAEFEKRTGATVTFVPAQDPIINFLGSKIAGGQPPDVAMLPQPGAIKQAVRQKWAKPLGPDALKELQQNYSRGWQDIGKVDGKQYGVYYKAANKSLIWYNAKVFENAGAKEPGTWQDLLTTARAVYDSGVTPFSVPGADGWPLTDWFENVYLSQAGPEKYDQLTQHKIKWTDPSVKQALTTLAQIWGKKDYLAGGQDGALQTEFPASVTQTFTGGDQPKAAMVYEGDFVQVNIAETKAKVGTDAKVFPFPAVGATAPVVSGGDAAVILKDSKAAQALATFLASPDAATIQARLGGYLSPNKSVPISAYPNPVQQKIAKALIASGDDFRFDMSDQAPQAFGGTPGKGEWKDLQDFLKNPADVAGAQAQLEKDAAAAYGNGS; this is translated from the coding sequence ATGCGCAGCAAGAGCAGCAGCACCATCCGGACACACAGAGCCGTCACCGCACTCGCCGCGCTGCTGGCCGGAGCCCTCGCGCTCAGCGCCTGCTCCAGCAGCGGCAACAAGAGCGGCACCAAGGAGCAGAGCGGCGGGGAGCAGACCCCGGCCGGCCCCTCCGTCACCCTGCCGAAGCTGAACGGCGCCCATCTGGAGGTGGCCGCCGTCTGGACCGGCGCCGAGCAGGACAACTTCAAGAAGGTCCTCGCCGAGTTCGAGAAGCGCACGGGCGCGACGGTCACCTTCGTGCCCGCCCAGGACCCGATCATCAACTTCCTCGGTTCGAAGATCGCGGGCGGCCAGCCGCCGGACGTGGCGATGCTGCCGCAGCCCGGCGCCATCAAGCAGGCCGTGCGGCAGAAGTGGGCCAAGCCGCTCGGCCCGGACGCCCTGAAGGAGCTGCAGCAGAACTACTCGCGGGGCTGGCAGGACATCGGCAAGGTCGACGGCAAGCAGTACGGCGTCTACTACAAGGCCGCGAACAAGTCGCTGATCTGGTACAACGCCAAGGTCTTCGAGAACGCGGGCGCCAAGGAGCCGGGGACCTGGCAGGACCTGCTGACGACGGCGCGGGCGGTGTACGACTCAGGGGTCACCCCGTTCTCGGTGCCGGGCGCGGACGGCTGGCCGCTGACGGACTGGTTCGAGAACGTCTATCTGTCCCAGGCGGGGCCCGAGAAGTACGACCAGCTCACCCAGCACAAGATCAAGTGGACGGATCCCTCGGTCAAGCAGGCCCTGACGACGCTCGCCCAGATCTGGGGCAAGAAGGACTATCTGGCGGGCGGTCAGGACGGCGCGCTGCAGACCGAGTTCCCGGCCTCGGTCACCCAGACCTTCACCGGCGGCGACCAGCCGAAGGCCGCGATGGTCTACGAGGGCGACTTCGTGCAGGTCAACATCGCCGAGACGAAGGCGAAGGTGGGCACGGACGCGAAGGTGTTCCCGTTCCCGGCCGTGGGCGCCACCGCGCCCGTGGTCTCCGGCGGTGACGCGGCGGTGATCCTGAAGGACTCCAAGGCCGCGCAGGCCCTGGCCACCTTCCTCGCCTCCCCGGACGCGGCGACGATCCAGGCGAGGCTCGGCGGCTATCTCTCGCCGAACAAGAGCGTGCCGATCTCGGCGTACCCGAACCCGGTGCAGCAGAAGATCGCCAAGGCGCTGATCGCGTCCGGCGACGACTTCCGCTTCGACATGTCCGACCAGGCCCCGCAGGCCTTCGGCGGCACCCCGGGCAAGGGCGAGTGGAAGGACCTGCAGGACTTCCTGAAGAACCCGGCGGACGTGGCGGGCGCGCAGGCGCAGCTGGAGAAGGACGCGGCAGCCGCGTACGGAAACGGGAGCTGA
- a CDS encoding carbohydrate ABC transporter permease, protein MTATAGSITEAGPGRAVRARQSLGSRIAERLSGGLVRAFLIVVGLFWLVPTIGLLISSLRSPEDMSASGWWKVFAKPSQLTFDSYRKLLENGDITHSLWNTVLITVPATVLVVVVGALAGYAFAWMEFPGRDWWFLGVVSLLVVPVQVALIPIAELFGKVGLFGTILGVILFHTGFGLPFAVFLLRNFFAEIPRELLEAARLDGAGELRLFARVVMPLGGPAIASLGIFQFLWVWNDMLVALVFTKSGTQPITVALQTQVRQFGNNIDVLAPGAFISMVIPLAVFFAFQRQFVSGVMAGAVK, encoded by the coding sequence ATGACGGCGACCGCCGGGAGCATCACGGAAGCCGGCCCCGGCCGGGCGGTGCGGGCACGGCAGTCGCTCGGTTCGAGGATCGCCGAGAGGCTGAGCGGCGGTCTGGTCCGGGCGTTCCTGATCGTGGTGGGCCTGTTCTGGCTGGTGCCGACGATCGGTCTGCTCATCTCCTCGCTGCGCTCGCCCGAGGACATGAGCGCGAGCGGCTGGTGGAAGGTGTTCGCCAAGCCGTCCCAGCTGACGTTCGACAGCTATCGGAAGCTCCTGGAGAACGGCGACATCACGCACTCCCTCTGGAACACCGTGCTGATCACGGTCCCGGCGACGGTGCTGGTCGTGGTGGTCGGCGCGCTCGCGGGCTATGCGTTCGCGTGGATGGAGTTCCCGGGCCGGGACTGGTGGTTCCTGGGCGTGGTCAGTCTGCTGGTGGTGCCGGTGCAGGTGGCGCTGATCCCGATCGCCGAACTGTTCGGAAAGGTCGGCCTGTTCGGGACGATCCTCGGGGTGATCCTGTTCCACACCGGCTTCGGTCTGCCGTTCGCGGTGTTCCTGCTGCGGAACTTCTTCGCGGAGATCCCGCGCGAGCTGCTGGAGGCGGCCCGGCTCGACGGGGCCGGTGAACTGCGGCTGTTCGCCCGGGTGGTGATGCCGCTCGGCGGGCCGGCGATCGCGAGCCTCGGCATCTTCCAGTTCCTGTGGGTGTGGAACGACATGCTGGTCGCGCTGGTGTTCACCAAGTCGGGCACCCAGCCGATCACGGTCGCGCTGCAGACGCAGGTACGGCAGTTCGGCAACAACATCGACGTGCTGGCGCCCGGCGCGTTCATCTCCATGGTGATCCCGCTGGCCGTGTTCTTCGCGTTCCAGCGGCAGTTCGTGTCGGGGGTGATGGCGGGCGCGGTCAAGTAG
- a CDS encoding CDP-glycerol glycerophosphotransferase family protein: protein MPRFSVIVPAYQVQAYLSECLDSVLSQSYPDLELIAVDDCSPDACGAIIDEYAAHDARVRPVHLAENQGLGRARNAGMAVASGDYLVFLDSDDTLTPDALHSIADRIKESGEPDVLVYDYARTYWDGSQERNHLAAELAEQGPAPFRLEDRPGLLEVLMVAWNKAYRREFVEEYGFAFPPGYYEDTPWTFPVLMTAGSIATLDRVCVHYRQRRQGSILGTTSSRHFDLFDQYDRVFAYVEEHPELARWRPELFRRMVDHCATVFTRPGRLPRGSHGEFLRRARAHYRRYRVPGARLRRRNVLVRFGLHRTFRAWQLFSAARQRTLKAVVKLARAVRAGALRLHYRIQLRLPVRADRAVFAAGGGRGHGGDPGALEEAFRTHAPQVRTAWIARPEHQHAVPPGPRRLRPGTAAYWTALARSKYLVTDDVLDRRLRKRREQIVIQTRQGTPLKHMGLDLQERPAAARGTDFAELLRGVDQWDLVVSGNRHSTLVWERVFPGRYTTLEYGAPRNDVFQRATSADVTRLREALGIPEGAVAILYAPTYRDHLRTQHPQLDLERIALRLGPRFVILARPHPTRGGPLGTGARVIDVGDHPDVASLCLASDALLTDYSSIMFDYADLDRPIVVHTGDWQAFRASRGTYFDLRACPPGAVARTEDELIDIFATGHWRGSRSAQLRAAFRDRFCPYDDGRAAERVVRHVVLGEPGLPSVVPVAERKPVPSACARSPLATVPQPSGSLSVPERR, encoded by the coding sequence TTGCCCAGGTTCAGTGTCATTGTCCCCGCGTACCAGGTCCAGGCGTATCTCTCCGAGTGCCTGGACTCGGTGCTCTCGCAGTCGTATCCCGATCTGGAACTGATCGCCGTGGACGACTGCTCGCCGGATGCCTGCGGCGCGATCATCGACGAGTACGCGGCCCACGACGCACGCGTGCGGCCCGTGCACCTGGCCGAGAACCAGGGGCTCGGCCGGGCCCGTAACGCGGGGATGGCCGTGGCGAGCGGCGACTATCTGGTCTTCCTGGACAGCGACGACACGCTCACCCCGGACGCGCTGCACTCGATCGCCGACCGGATCAAGGAGTCCGGCGAGCCGGACGTCCTGGTGTACGACTACGCGCGCACGTACTGGGACGGCAGCCAGGAGCGCAACCACCTCGCCGCCGAGCTCGCCGAGCAGGGCCCGGCGCCGTTCCGTCTGGAGGACCGGCCGGGGCTGCTGGAGGTGCTGATGGTGGCCTGGAACAAGGCCTACCGGCGGGAGTTCGTCGAGGAGTACGGCTTCGCGTTCCCGCCGGGCTACTACGAGGACACCCCCTGGACCTTCCCGGTGCTGATGACGGCGGGGTCGATCGCCACCCTGGACCGGGTCTGCGTGCACTACCGGCAGCGCCGCCAGGGCAGCATCCTCGGCACCACCAGCTCCCGGCACTTCGATCTGTTCGACCAGTACGACCGGGTGTTCGCGTATGTCGAGGAGCATCCCGAACTGGCGCGGTGGCGACCGGAGTTGTTCCGCCGCATGGTCGACCACTGTGCGACGGTGTTCACCAGGCCGGGCCGGCTGCCGCGCGGGAGCCACGGCGAGTTCCTGCGCCGGGCGCGCGCCCACTACCGCCGCTACCGTGTCCCGGGAGCCCGGCTGCGGCGGCGGAACGTCCTGGTCCGCTTCGGCCTGCACCGCACGTTCCGCGCCTGGCAGCTGTTCTCGGCCGCGCGGCAGCGCACGCTGAAGGCGGTGGTGAAGCTGGCCCGCGCCGTGCGTGCCGGCGCGCTGCGGCTGCACTACCGGATCCAGCTGCGGCTGCCCGTGCGCGCCGACCGGGCGGTGTTCGCCGCCGGCGGGGGCCGCGGCCACGGCGGCGATCCGGGCGCCCTGGAGGAGGCGTTCCGCACCCATGCCCCGCAGGTGCGGACCGCGTGGATCGCCCGCCCCGAGCACCAGCACGCGGTCCCGCCCGGCCCGCGCCGGCTGCGGCCCGGCACCGCCGCCTACTGGACGGCGCTGGCCCGCTCCAAGTACCTGGTCACGGACGACGTGCTGGACCGGCGGCTGCGCAAGCGGCGCGAGCAGATCGTGATCCAGACCCGGCAGGGCACCCCGCTCAAGCACATGGGCCTGGACCTGCAGGAGCGCCCGGCGGCGGCCCGCGGCACCGACTTCGCGGAACTGCTGCGCGGCGTCGACCAGTGGGACCTCGTCGTGTCCGGGAACCGGCACTCGACCCTGGTCTGGGAGCGGGTCTTCCCGGGCCGCTACACGACGCTGGAGTACGGCGCCCCGCGCAACGACGTCTTCCAGCGGGCGACCTCGGCGGACGTGACCCGGCTGCGCGAGGCGCTGGGTATCCCGGAGGGCGCGGTCGCGATCCTGTACGCGCCGACCTACCGCGACCATCTGCGCACCCAGCACCCGCAGCTGGACCTGGAGCGGATCGCGCTCCGGCTCGGCCCGCGCTTCGTGATCCTGGCCCGCCCCCACCCCACCCGCGGCGGCCCGCTCGGCACGGGCGCCCGGGTGATCGACGTCGGCGACCACCCGGACGTGGCGTCCCTCTGTCTGGCCTCGGACGCGCTGCTCACCGACTATTCGTCGATCATGTTCGACTACGCCGATCTGGACCGGCCGATCGTGGTGCACACCGGCGACTGGCAGGCCTTCCGGGCGTCCCGCGGGACCTACTTCGACCTGCGGGCCTGCCCGCCGGGCGCGGTCGCGCGCACCGAGGACGAGCTGATCGACATCTTCGCGACCGGCCACTGGCGCGGCTCGCGCTCGGCGCAGCTGCGCGCGGCGTTCCGGGACCGGTTCTGCCCGTACGACGACGGTCGCGCCGCCGAGCGGGTCGTACGGCATGTGGTGCTGGGCGAGCCGGGTCTGCCGTCGGTGGTGCCGGTGGCGGAGCGCAAGCCGGTGCCGTCGGCCTGTGCGCGCTCCCCGCTGGCCACCGTGCCGCAGCCTTCCGGTTCCCTTTCCGTCCCCGAGAGGCGGTGA
- a CDS encoding CDP-glycerol glycerophosphotransferase family protein, whose amino-acid sequence MPRFSIIVPSPGAAARLSQALDSVLGQSFGDLQLIPVCDAPGSPAASVAAGFAERDCRVTPVGSPPSAGPSGARNAGLRAATGAYVLFLDGDDLLLPGALAALDARLTETACVDVLYAEHERAPWWEGEPTNPAAPLLARAPKGAFTPAELPELTGVRLPACSAVYRRSFLTEHELTFPESHFTDLGWGGLTTVAAGRIAVLRRVVVRHRLRRQGSRLHLPGPHQHTVLDQVDLVLTTAAERALPADRIRALFEQLFAAVLKTASRPERLPSGHRAFFRRAAHLYRHHRPPGYRTPGGSLGVQHRLLASGAYTAFRALRGANQVATRAGERLPRPRAVRNRLRYALALRRPLDPELAVYCAYWGRGYACNPAAIHAKARELAPHIRSVFLVEAGQAHTMPQDVDHAVIGSRRYWEVLARAKYLVNNANFAEGIVKRPGSVHLQTQHGTPLKTMGVDQSTYPVVAARSGSYTRLLGRVDRWDFNLSANRHSTQMWERAFPGSYEHLEYGYPRNDVYCTATGEDVLRIRRELGVPEGSTAVLYAPTHRDHHTGFEPGLDLAAFCDAAGEDVVVLLRAHYFYDRGRIRSSGGIDRIIDVTAHRSSEDVCLAADALVTDYSSIMFDYANLDRPIVVYADDWDVYRETRGVYFDLTAEPPGLVTRTADELAAVFRDGSYAGAEATELRAAFRKKFCEFDDGRAAERVVRRVLLGEPPEAVPPVIPLADRVPAPAAATLVRS is encoded by the coding sequence ATGCCCCGCTTCAGCATCATCGTCCCGTCCCCTGGGGCGGCCGCCCGGCTGTCCCAGGCGCTGGACTCGGTTCTCGGCCAGTCCTTCGGCGATCTGCAGCTGATCCCGGTCTGCGACGCCCCCGGCTCCCCGGCCGCCTCGGTGGCTGCCGGATTCGCGGAGCGGGACTGCCGGGTGACCCCGGTCGGCTCGCCGCCGTCCGCCGGCCCGAGCGGGGCGCGCAACGCCGGGCTGCGGGCGGCGACCGGAGCGTATGTGCTGTTCCTCGACGGCGACGACCTGCTGCTCCCGGGCGCGCTCGCGGCGCTGGACGCCCGGCTGACCGAGACCGCCTGCGTGGACGTGCTCTATGCCGAGCACGAGCGCGCCCCCTGGTGGGAGGGCGAGCCCACCAACCCGGCCGCGCCCCTGCTGGCCAGAGCCCCCAAGGGCGCCTTCACCCCGGCCGAGCTGCCGGAGCTGACCGGCGTCCGGCTCCCGGCGTGCAGCGCGGTCTACCGCCGCAGCTTCCTCACCGAGCACGAACTCACCTTCCCCGAGAGCCATTTCACCGACCTCGGCTGGGGCGGACTGACCACCGTCGCGGCCGGGCGGATCGCGGTGCTGCGCCGGGTCGTCGTACGGCACCGGCTGCGCCGGCAGGGCAGCCGGCTCCATCTGCCGGGGCCCCACCAGCACACCGTGCTCGACCAGGTGGACCTGGTGCTGACGACGGCCGCCGAGCGTGCGCTGCCCGCCGACCGGATCCGGGCGCTGTTCGAGCAGCTGTTCGCCGCTGTGCTGAAGACGGCGTCCCGGCCGGAGCGGCTGCCGTCCGGGCACCGGGCGTTCTTCCGCCGCGCGGCCCACCTTTACCGGCACCACCGGCCGCCGGGCTACCGGACGCCCGGTGGCAGCCTGGGGGTACAGCACCGGCTGCTGGCGTCCGGCGCGTACACCGCCTTCCGCGCGCTGCGCGGCGCCAACCAGGTGGCCACCAGGGCCGGCGAGCGGCTGCCCCGCCCGCGCGCGGTACGCAACCGGCTGCGCTACGCCCTCGCCCTGCGCCGCCCGCTCGACCCCGAACTGGCCGTGTACTGCGCCTACTGGGGCCGGGGTTATGCCTGCAACCCGGCCGCGATCCACGCCAAGGCCCGCGAACTCGCCCCGCACATCCGGTCGGTGTTCCTGGTCGAGGCCGGCCAGGCGCACACGATGCCGCAGGACGTGGACCACGCGGTGATCGGCTCCCGGCGCTACTGGGAGGTGCTGGCCCGCGCGAAGTACCTCGTCAACAACGCCAACTTCGCGGAGGGGATCGTCAAGCGGCCCGGCAGTGTGCATCTGCAGACCCAGCACGGCACCCCGCTGAAGACGATGGGCGTGGACCAGTCGACGTATCCGGTGGTGGCCGCCCGGTCGGGCAGCTACACCAGGCTGCTGGGCCGGGTCGACCGCTGGGACTTCAACCTCTCCGCCAACCGGCACTCCACCCAGATGTGGGAGCGCGCCTTCCCCGGCTCCTACGAGCACCTGGAGTACGGCTATCCGCGCAACGACGTCTACTGCACGGCGACCGGCGAGGACGTGCTGCGCATCCGGCGCGAGCTCGGCGTCCCGGAGGGCTCGACGGCCGTGCTGTACGCGCCGACCCACCGCGACCACCACACCGGCTTCGAGCCCGGCCTGGACCTGGCGGCGTTCTGCGACGCGGCCGGTGAGGACGTGGTCGTCCTGCTGCGCGCCCACTACTTCTACGACCGGGGCCGGATCCGGAGTTCCGGCGGCATCGACCGCATCATCGACGTGACCGCGCACCGCTCCTCGGAGGACGTCTGCCTGGCCGCCGACGCGCTGGTCACCGACTACTCGTCGATCATGTTCGACTACGCCAACCTGGACCGGCCGATCGTCGTGTACGCCGACGACTGGGACGTCTACCGGGAGACGCGGGGCGTCTACTTCGACCTGACGGCCGAGCCGCCGGGCCTGGTCACGCGCACCGCCGACGAGCTGGCCGCCGTCTTCCGCGACGGCTCGTACGCGGGTGCGGAGGCCACGGAGCTCAGGGCCGCGTTCCGGAAGAAGTTCTGCGAGTTCGACGACGGGCGGGCCGCGGAGCGCGTCGTACGGCGGGTGCTGCTCGGCGAGCCGCCGGAGGCGGTGCCGCCGGTGATCCCGCTCGCGGACCGCGTCCCCGCCCCCGCCGCCGCGACCCTCGTGAGGAGCTGA